Proteins encoded in a region of the Haloarchaeobius salinus genome:
- a CDS encoding CinA family protein, whose product MTTQVDRLGDELRGRGETLAVAESCTGGLLGARITSVPGASDYFDRGLVTYAYGAKEQLLGVDRESLDEHGAVSESVAGQMARGVRDTADVTWGVSTTGIAGPTGGSEETPVGTVYIGVAYAGPWGSGSSYATVERYEFDGDRDAVRERTVDRALADLLAEVER is encoded by the coding sequence ATGACGACACAGGTGGACCGACTCGGCGACGAACTCCGCGGCCGCGGGGAGACGCTCGCGGTTGCGGAGTCGTGTACTGGCGGCCTGCTCGGGGCGCGAATCACGTCGGTTCCGGGCGCGTCGGACTACTTCGACCGGGGGCTCGTGACCTACGCCTACGGCGCGAAGGAACAGCTCCTCGGCGTCGACCGCGAATCGCTGGACGAACACGGCGCGGTCTCCGAATCGGTCGCCGGACAGATGGCCCGCGGCGTTCGCGACACCGCGGACGTGACCTGGGGCGTCTCCACCACGGGGATCGCCGGCCCCACCGGTGGGAGCGAGGAGACGCCCGTCGGGACGGTGTACATCGGCGTCGCCTACGCCGGACCGTGGGGGAGCGGGTCCTCCTACGCGACCGTCGAGCGCTACGAGTTCGACGGCGACCGCGACGCCGTGCGCGAGCGGACCGTCGACCGGGCGCTCGCGGACCTGCTGGCGGAGGTGGAGCGATGA
- a CDS encoding metal-dependent hydrolase, with product MNKKGHVMNGVLLSIGIGYILEPAGTEATFVKILEVGLPITLGALFPDVDTEFGKHRKTLHNLPVLGLFVAFPYVFGNLEFVWIGVLTHYVLDVMGSKRGIALFYPYSKEFGLPVGVAVKSDHADLMTVVITGIELAVVAAIVFYTPWDTLQFGDSIQQGIQALGV from the coding sequence ATGAACAAGAAAGGGCACGTGATGAACGGCGTCCTGCTCTCCATCGGTATCGGCTACATCCTCGAGCCCGCCGGCACCGAGGCGACGTTCGTCAAGATCCTGGAGGTCGGCCTGCCCATCACGCTCGGCGCGCTCTTCCCGGACGTCGACACCGAGTTCGGCAAGCACCGGAAGACGCTGCACAACCTGCCCGTCCTCGGGCTGTTCGTCGCGTTCCCCTACGTGTTCGGCAACCTCGAGTTCGTCTGGATCGGTGTCCTCACCCACTACGTGCTCGACGTGATGGGGAGCAAACGGGGTATCGCGCTGTTCTATCCCTACTCGAAGGAGTTCGGCCTGCCCGTCGGCGTCGCGGTCAAGAGCGACCACGCGGACCTGATGACGGTCGTCATCACGGGCATCGAACTTGCCGTCGTCGCCGCTATCGTGTTCTACACGCCGTGGGACACGCTCCAGTTCGGGGACAGCATCCAGCAGGGCATCCAGGCCCTCGGGGTGTAG
- a CDS encoding PHP-associated domain-containing protein: MHVKVLDEAVVERAKAAGLDALVYAPHFVRLPEIRERAAAFSDDELLVVPARELFTGSWHARKHLLALGLDEPIPDFITLEGAMGELQRQDAVVLAPHPGFLNVSLTGADLAAYGDRIHGVEAYNPKLLSRAGRRARRIVDEGGWPPFGSSYAHLKSSVGEVWTRFERELDRPDDLVDALRDGAPRTVGRRTGIRHQLRCLAEFAHLGYENSWSKIDRLFLQGTEPTHPGHIAYEGRFDDIAVY, translated from the coding sequence ATGCACGTGAAGGTGCTCGACGAGGCGGTCGTCGAGCGGGCGAAAGCGGCCGGGCTGGACGCACTCGTGTACGCACCGCACTTCGTCAGGCTCCCCGAGATCCGCGAGCGGGCGGCCGCCTTCAGCGACGACGAGCTGCTGGTCGTGCCGGCGCGCGAGCTGTTCACGGGGAGCTGGCACGCCCGCAAGCACCTGCTCGCACTCGGTCTCGACGAGCCCATCCCCGACTTCATCACGCTCGAGGGCGCGATGGGCGAGCTCCAGCGACAGGACGCGGTCGTCCTCGCGCCGCATCCCGGCTTCCTGAACGTCAGTCTGACCGGGGCCGACCTCGCGGCCTACGGCGACCGCATCCACGGCGTCGAGGCGTACAACCCGAAGCTGCTCTCCCGCGCCGGCCGGCGGGCGCGCCGCATCGTCGACGAGGGCGGCTGGCCGCCGTTCGGCTCGTCGTATGCGCACCTGAAATCGAGCGTCGGCGAGGTGTGGACCCGTTTCGAACGGGAGCTGGACCGACCCGACGACCTCGTCGACGCACTCCGCGACGGCGCACCGCGGACCGTCGGGCGACGGACCGGCATCCGGCACCAGCTCCGCTGTCTTGCGGAGTTCGCCCACCTCGGCTACGAGAACTCGTGGTCGAAGATCGACCGGCTGTTCCTCCAGGGCACCGAGCCGACCCACCCGGGACACATCGCCTACGAGGGCCGGTTCGACGACATCGCGGTGTACTGA
- a CDS encoding phytoene/squalene synthase family protein, whose amino-acid sequence MKKDQVKAGKTIQQQTGRTFHLATRLLPKRIRHATYVLYGFFRIADEIVDDPDGPAPEEQAEQLADLRAEALGRQPTDEPVLAAFVDLCAEHDIDDEWVVEFLDAMESDIDTDRYETYGDLEEYMRGSAAAVGVMMTDIMELDEEEYERALPHAIKLGEAFQLTNFVRDVREDVVDRDRVYLPIETLERHGVDREEVIRLETSEAYRAAVEEELKRTEELYREGVAGIRFLPEDCQFAVLLAAVLYAEHHREIRAVDYDTITHEPDLSTARKLFLVAKTRWHWLWNKDPEAVFHRVSAVPAGEATHHEHGRGWMRWLPTR is encoded by the coding sequence ATGAAGAAGGACCAGGTCAAGGCAGGCAAGACGATTCAGCAGCAGACGGGGCGAACGTTCCACCTGGCGACGCGGCTCCTCCCGAAACGCATCAGACACGCGACGTACGTGCTGTACGGGTTCTTCCGCATCGCCGACGAGATCGTCGACGACCCCGACGGCCCCGCCCCCGAGGAACAGGCCGAACAGCTCGCGGACCTCCGTGCCGAGGCGCTCGGCCGGCAGCCGACCGACGAGCCGGTCCTCGCCGCCTTCGTGGACCTCTGTGCCGAGCACGACATCGACGACGAGTGGGTGGTCGAGTTCCTCGACGCGATGGAGAGCGACATCGACACCGACCGCTACGAGACCTACGGGGACCTCGAGGAGTACATGCGGGGCTCCGCCGCCGCCGTCGGCGTCATGATGACCGACATCATGGAGCTCGACGAGGAGGAGTACGAGCGGGCGCTCCCCCACGCCATCAAGCTCGGCGAGGCGTTCCAGCTGACCAACTTCGTCCGCGACGTACGCGAGGACGTCGTCGACCGCGACCGCGTCTACCTGCCCATCGAGACGCTCGAACGCCACGGCGTCGACCGCGAGGAGGTGATCCGGCTGGAGACGAGCGAGGCGTACCGTGCCGCCGTCGAGGAGGAGCTCAAACGCACCGAGGAGCTGTACCGGGAGGGCGTCGCCGGCATCCGGTTCCTGCCCGAGGACTGCCAGTTCGCCGTGCTACTCGCGGCCGTCCTGTACGCCGAACACCACCGCGAGATCCGTGCGGTCGACTACGACACCATCACCCACGAGCCCGACCTCTCGACCGCCCGGAAGCTCTTCCTCGTGGCGAAGACGCGCTGGCACTGGCTCTGGAACAAAGACCCAGAGGCCGTCTTCCACCGCGTGAGCGCGGTGCCCGCCGGCGAGGCCACGCACCACGAGCACGGCCGCGGCTGGATGCGCTGGCTGCCGACGCGGTGA
- a CDS encoding HVO_0649 family zinc finger protein produces the protein MAHRRGSGSTPLDRLTSHYDDVDLRCPSCGYEDAEGHWKAETNGTTVLYRHICPSCGSIRRRTLKLRS, from the coding sequence ATGGCGCACAGGCGCGGGAGCGGGTCGACCCCGCTCGACCGACTGACATCGCACTACGACGACGTGGACCTCCGGTGTCCGAGCTGTGGCTACGAGGACGCCGAGGGCCACTGGAAGGCCGAGACGAACGGGACCACCGTGCTGTATCGGCACATCTGCCCGAGCTGCGGCTCGATCCGCAGGCGGACGCTGAAGCTGCGCTCGTAG
- a CDS encoding HFX_2341 family transcriptional regulator, with translation MQTHIVPVGFDYDRLIAPLVRDQFDVDRVILLEGAVGSEANVEYSRHLSQKLETDFQNLLGAETERLVVADVYDYDAAFEQAYDLIVEELDRGNEVWVNIAAMPRTVSFAFATAAHSLMVEREEDRESIHTYYTAPEKYLETELAEELRKQQELLGDLADAGLADDLRERVVARLDAADGLLKEFDERGTTIGAKEIGGSHVIELPVASFSNVKPFEEVILFELGEEGEFESVSELAEALSRELNEEYTDSFRSKVIYNVDRLGPGGKGYIEQEEVGKSYRTRLSRIGELWVRAHSDRGA, from the coding sequence ATGCAGACCCACATCGTCCCGGTCGGCTTCGACTACGACCGGCTCATCGCGCCCCTGGTCCGCGACCAGTTCGACGTGGACCGGGTCATCCTCCTGGAGGGTGCGGTGGGGAGCGAGGCCAACGTCGAGTACTCCCGGCACCTCTCCCAGAAGCTGGAGACGGACTTCCAGAACCTGCTGGGCGCGGAGACCGAGCGGCTGGTCGTCGCGGACGTCTACGACTACGACGCCGCGTTCGAGCAGGCGTACGACCTCATCGTCGAGGAGCTCGACCGCGGGAACGAGGTCTGGGTGAACATCGCCGCGATGCCCCGCACCGTCTCCTTCGCCTTTGCGACCGCCGCCCACTCCCTGATGGTCGAGCGCGAGGAGGACCGCGAGTCAATCCACACCTATTACACCGCCCCCGAGAAGTACCTGGAGACCGAGCTCGCCGAGGAGCTGCGCAAGCAGCAGGAGCTGTTGGGTGACCTCGCCGACGCCGGCCTCGCCGACGACCTCCGCGAGCGCGTCGTCGCCCGGCTCGACGCCGCCGACGGGCTCCTGAAGGAGTTCGACGAACGCGGCACCACGATCGGCGCGAAGGAGATCGGTGGCAGCCACGTCATCGAGCTCCCCGTCGCCTCCTTCTCCAACGTCAAGCCGTTCGAGGAGGTCATCCTGTTCGAGCTCGGCGAGGAGGGCGAGTTCGAGTCCGTCTCCGAGCTGGCGGAGGCGCTCTCGCGCGAGCTGAACGAGGAGTACACGGACTCCTTCCGCTCGAAGGTCATCTACAACGTCGACCGGCTGGGTCCGGGCGGGAAGGGCTACATCGAGCAGGAGGAGGTCGGGAAGTCCTACCGGACCCGGCTGTCGCGCATCGGGGAGCTGTGGGTCCGCGCGCACTCCGACCGGGGAGCGTAG
- a CDS encoding valine--tRNA ligase has product MPDGDYDPQATEEEWQDRWVDEETYAYDPEHEETDPNTVYSIDTPPPTVSGSLHMGHLYGHTLQDFAARFHRMDDGAVMFPFGYDDNGIASERLTESELGIRHQDFERREFQRKCREVCAEYEAEFTEKMQDLGMSIDWSRTYKTIEPRVQRVSQLSFIDLYEQGREYRKKAPAIWCPECETAISQVEQEDAERHTHFNDIRFDLTEPTESGRDSFVIGTTRPELLPACVSVFVHPDDDENAELVGETAEIPIFGHEVPIIEDDRVDMETGTGVVMCCTFGDQNDIEWYQAHDLPLRVAIDESATMTDLAGEYEGLSTHEAREAIVEDLDDAGYLEDREELTHTVQVHERCETDVEFRVSKQWYVEILDHKDEYLAAGREMDWYPEKMFTRYKHWIEGLEWDWLISRQRDSGIPFPVWYCADCGEEVIAEKADLPVDPLSDEPPVDACPECGHDEFEPEDDVFDTWATSSLTPLVNAGWDWDAEDGFTMDDPELYPFDLRPQGHDIISFWLFHTVIKCYEHTGEVPFDATMINGHVLDENREKMSKSRGNVVDPAEVVADYPIDAIRYWAASTAVGDDFPFKEKDIVAGEKLLRKLWNASKLVEHLAAEPVDEPEELAPLDEWILAELDAIVEETTEQFREYEFAKARDRLRTFFWNTFCDDYLEIAKQQVQDAEDPRSTQYALRTAHRTFLQLFAPLMPHITEELWHDMYVDGDATDSIHTGDWPAPKGYEADLEGGEAAMAVIGALRRYKSENQLPLNEPLDHVAVYGNVDGFTDAIAGVMHVESFELLDSAPEITTEVSDISLDYSTLGPKYGGKVGEFDAAIEAGEYELDGDTLSLAGETLEADEFEVREERTYSGEGEMLSADDAVVIVN; this is encoded by the coding sequence ATGCCAGACGGAGACTACGACCCCCAGGCGACGGAGGAGGAGTGGCAGGACCGCTGGGTCGACGAGGAGACGTACGCGTACGACCCCGAACACGAGGAGACGGACCCGAACACGGTGTACAGCATCGACACGCCGCCGCCGACGGTCTCGGGCAGCCTGCACATGGGCCACCTGTACGGCCACACGCTGCAGGACTTCGCGGCGCGGTTCCACCGGATGGACGACGGCGCGGTGATGTTCCCGTTCGGCTACGACGACAACGGCATCGCCTCGGAGCGACTCACGGAGAGCGAACTGGGCATCCGCCACCAGGACTTCGAGCGCCGCGAGTTCCAGCGGAAGTGCCGCGAGGTCTGTGCGGAGTACGAGGCCGAGTTCACCGAGAAGATGCAGGACCTCGGGATGAGCATCGACTGGTCTCGCACGTACAAGACCATCGAGCCGCGGGTCCAGCGTGTCTCCCAGCTCTCCTTCATCGACCTCTACGAGCAGGGCCGGGAGTACCGGAAGAAGGCACCCGCGATCTGGTGTCCCGAGTGCGAGACGGCCATCTCGCAGGTCGAACAGGAGGACGCCGAGCGCCACACGCACTTCAACGACATCCGGTTCGACCTGACCGAGCCGACCGAATCCGGGCGCGACAGCTTCGTCATCGGGACGACCCGCCCCGAACTGCTGCCCGCCTGTGTCAGCGTCTTCGTCCACCCGGACGACGACGAGAACGCCGAGCTGGTCGGCGAGACCGCCGAGATCCCCATCTTCGGCCACGAGGTCCCCATCATCGAGGACGACCGCGTCGACATGGAGACGGGCACCGGCGTCGTCATGTGCTGTACGTTCGGCGACCAGAACGACATCGAGTGGTACCAGGCCCACGACCTCCCGCTGCGCGTCGCCATCGACGAGTCCGCGACGATGACCGACCTCGCGGGCGAGTACGAGGGCCTGAGCACGCACGAGGCCCGCGAGGCAATCGTCGAGGACCTCGACGATGCGGGCTACCTGGAGGACCGCGAGGAGCTGACCCACACGGTGCAGGTCCACGAGCGCTGCGAGACGGACGTCGAGTTCCGCGTCTCCAAGCAGTGGTACGTCGAGATCCTCGACCACAAGGACGAGTACCTGGCGGCCGGCCGCGAGATGGACTGGTACCCCGAGAAGATGTTCACCCGCTATAAGCACTGGATCGAGGGGCTGGAGTGGGACTGGCTCATCTCGCGCCAGCGCGACTCCGGCATCCCGTTCCCGGTCTGGTACTGCGCGGACTGCGGCGAGGAGGTCATCGCGGAGAAGGCGGACCTGCCGGTCGACCCGCTCAGCGACGAACCGCCGGTCGACGCCTGCCCGGAGTGTGGCCACGACGAGTTCGAGCCCGAGGACGACGTGTTCGACACGTGGGCGACCTCCAGCCTGACCCCGCTGGTCAACGCCGGCTGGGACTGGGATGCGGAGGACGGCTTCACGATGGACGACCCCGAGCTCTACCCGTTCGACCTGCGCCCGCAGGGCCACGACATCATCAGCTTCTGGCTGTTCCACACGGTCATCAAGTGCTACGAGCACACCGGCGAGGTGCCCTTCGACGCGACGATGATCAACGGGCACGTCCTCGACGAGAACCGCGAGAAGATGTCCAAGTCGCGCGGCAACGTCGTCGACCCCGCCGAGGTCGTCGCGGACTACCCAATCGACGCAATCCGGTACTGGGCCGCGAGCACCGCGGTCGGCGACGACTTCCCGTTCAAGGAGAAGGACATCGTCGCCGGCGAGAAGCTGCTCCGCAAGCTCTGGAACGCCTCGAAGCTCGTCGAGCACCTCGCGGCCGAGCCGGTCGACGAGCCCGAGGAACTCGCGCCGCTCGACGAGTGGATACTGGCCGAGCTCGACGCCATCGTCGAAGAGACCACCGAGCAGTTCCGGGAGTACGAGTTCGCGAAGGCCCGGGACCGCCTCCGGACGTTCTTCTGGAACACGTTCTGCGACGACTACCTGGAGATCGCAAAGCAGCAGGTCCAGGACGCCGAGGACCCGCGCTCGACGCAGTACGCGCTCCGGACCGCCCACCGGACGTTCCTGCAGCTGTTCGCGCCGCTGATGCCCCACATCACGGAGGAGCTGTGGCACGACATGTACGTCGACGGCGACGCGACCGACAGCATCCACACCGGTGACTGGCCCGCACCGAAGGGCTACGAGGCCGACCTCGAAGGAGGGGAGGCGGCGATGGCCGTCATCGGCGCGCTCCGCCGGTACAAATCCGAGAACCAGCTGCCGCTGAACGAGCCGCTCGACCACGTCGCGGTGTACGGGAACGTCGACGGCTTCACCGACGCCATCGCGGGCGTCATGCACGTCGAGTCGTTCGAACTGCTCGATTCGGCACCCGAGATCACGACCGAGGTCTCGGACATCAGCCTCGACTACTCCACGCTCGGTCCGAAGTACGGCGGGAAGGTCGGCGAGTTCGACGCCGCCATCGAGGCCGGCGAGTACGAGCTCGACGGCGACACGCTCTCGCTCGCCGGCGAGACGCTCGAAGCCGACGAGTTCGAGGTCCGCGAGGAGCGCACCTACTCCGGCGAGGGCGAGATGCTTTCGGCCGACGACGCCGTCGTCATCGTGAACTGA